A window from Plectropomus leopardus isolate mb chromosome 21, YSFRI_Pleo_2.0, whole genome shotgun sequence encodes these proteins:
- the spice1 gene encoding spindle and centriole-associated protein 1 isoform X2 — MSFVRVGRPQQNTKGKRPVRPKKAAAPKGDWVSTVNDLSVYKLSPAELSHRHEIHKSHNKAAAQWELREKALQRRFRHAGSPAPLDQASLSIIREVFSDQLLLQDVLARSDRAMAVVKDLFGDAPRRQTGHPSVTMAPNCDSDSGLPVLQRPDPPTQLSQLSQSMMDQQALNELEASEEDHSDEDTRPAGSSDDHLIQRSNLQKMKAQSRRRGTQRQKLCRPNSAQAERDTVPVTPCTSDRAPGQTALNATVAVQRVRSRQSQSEEVKEEPTVLVSQVLNPELPLSQSGRISRCTSRSRKCVSQSSELDGSSVASLSGDQSSLGLLQAMLGQVEADLDTLSPDAEPASAQSQKPHRTQGLTGFSVALVSTLGRLVHLLKQREEEAQEEARERRRLEEELREQRGLIDALTAETMTLREEAAALQAELQQRTAELEQKLDTVVLVMGGLGLLEAHTDIPQESDVKAAVCQSAPVAERDPEQLPVSVSPAVLLSPPRQKDSCQQRPVNHPAPLLQEPPPVDILRSREDVHSRSSTSSLTSLPLTGLPSTSSVSLTSDPLSPQLSPEAMLAEIAELSRQNELIKAQLSQAKGLGSKVSGSPNSGNVQTRSSSSSTGRVTPNSVGERRTSVSSSTGRRSQPVQAAEGEQLTHQATSPNPLHVSSVEQRLLELNRQSAAARGRLLELIEQQKQSVSAKVSPSGSPIPPSAFSPHTAGGSPELLPAQELLSQPGGFERRSAGSEVSSYSFGGETRDGKTKTEKRREREGWFALSAHVR, encoded by the exons AGCACTGTCAATGACCTGTCTGTGTACAAGCTGTCCCCTGCAGAGCTG AGCCATCGTCATGAGATTCACAAGTCCCACAACAAGGCAGCGGCGCAGTGGGAGCTGAGAGAAAAAGCTCTACAACGCCGTTTCAGACATGCTGGAAGCCCTGCACCTCTAGACCAAGCCAGCCTCAGCATAATAAGGGAG GTGTTCTCcgaccagctgctgctgcaggatgtGCTGGCTCGCTCTGACAGAGCCATGGCTGTTGTCAAAGACTTGTTTGGAGATGCTCCACGCAGGCAGACAG GGCACCCTAGTGTGACGATGGCTCCAAACTGTGACTCTGACTCAGGGCTGCCTGTTCTCCAAAGACCAGATCCTCCAACTCAGCTGTCACAGCTCAGCCAGTCTATGATGGACcaacag GCTCTCAATGAACTAGAAGCTTCAGAGGAAGACCACAGTGATGAAGATACCCGTCCTGCTGGCAGCTCAGACGATCATTTAATCCAAAG GTccaatttacaaaaaatgaagGCACAGTCTCGGAGAAGAGGAACACAGCGACAGAAACTTTGTCGGCCCAACTCTGCGCAGGCAGAGAGGGATACAGTTCCTGTAACTCCCTGCACGTCAGACAGAGCACCAGGCCAAACAG CTCTTAATGCCACAGTGGCTGTTCAGCGTGTTCGGTCCAGACAAAGCCAGTCAGAGGAAGTCAAGGAGGAACCAACAGTCCTGGTTTCTCAGGTCCTGAACCCTGAGCTGCCTCTCAGCCAGTCAG gcagGATCAGTCGTTGTACCAGCAGGAGCAGGAAGTGTGTTTCTCAGAGTTCAGAGCTGGACGGCTCGTCTGTTGCCTCTCTCAGTGGGGACCAGTCCAGTTTGGGCCTGCTGCAGGCCATGCTGGGTCAGGTGGAGGCAGACTTGGATACTCTGAGTCCTGACGCTGAACCAGCTTCAGCACAGAGTCAGAAACCGCACAGGACTCAAGGCCTCACTGGATTCTCTGTCGCCTTGGTGTCCACTCTGGGACGTTTAGTTCACCTCCTCAAACAG AGGGAAGAGGAGGCTCAGGAGGAGGCTCGTGAGAGGAGGAgactggaggaggagctgagagaGCAGCGTGGGCTCATTGATGCTCTCACTGCTGAGACGATGACTCTGAGAGAAGAGGCCGCCGCCCTGCAG GCGGAGTTGCAACAGCGGACAGCAGAGCTGGAGCAGAAGTTAGACACAGTAGTTTTGGTGATGGGAGGACTTGGACTACTAGAGGCTCACACCGATATACCTCAAGAGTCTGATGTCAAAGCTGCAG TTTGTCAGTCTGCACCAGTTGCTGAGCGAGATCCAGAACAACTTCcagtctctgtgtctcctgctGTGTTGCTCTCTCCCCCTCGACAGAAAGACAGCTGCCAGCAACGTCCTG TGAATCATCCTGCACCGCTGCTCCAGGAGCCTCCTCCTGTAGATATCCTTCGTTCCCGTGAGGACGTCCACTCCCGCAGCTCAACCTCTAGCCTCACCAGCCTGCCTCTTACCGGCCTGCCCTCCACGTCCTCAGTatcactgacctctgaccctctCAGCCCACAGCTCTCTCCAGAGGCCATGCTGGCTGAGATCGCTGAGCTGAGCAGACAGAACGAGCTGATCAAGGCCCAGCTTAGCCAGGCTAAAGGCCTCGGATCAAAGGTCTCAGGATCGCCGAACAGTGGCAACGTGCAGACAAGGTCGAGCTCCAGCAGCACAGGAAGAGTCACACCAAACAGTGTTGGAGAGAGGAGGACGTCTGTTTCCAGCAGCACAGGGAGAAGGAGTCAGCCTGTGCAGGCTGCTGAGGGAGAGCAACTGACGCATCAG GCGACATCTCCTAACCCCCTCCATGTGAGCAGCGTGGAGCAGCGCCTCCTGGAGCTGAACAGACAAAGCGCAGCGGCGAGGGGTCGACTGCTGGAGCTTATTGAGCAACAGAAGCAAAGTGTTTCAGCCAAAGTTTCTCCCTCTGGTTCCCCCATTCCTCCCTCGGCCTTCAGCCCACATACAGCAG GAGGAAGTCCAGAGTTGCTGCCTGCACAGGAGCTCCTGTCACAGCCTGGTGGTTTTGAGAGACG ATCTGCTGGTTCTGAAGTGTCTTCTTACAGTTTTGGAGGCGAAACAAGGGATGGCAAAacaaag acagagaaacgcagagagagagaaggctgGTTTGCTTTATCTGCTCATGTGAGATGA
- the spice1 gene encoding spindle and centriole-associated protein 1 isoform X1 — protein sequence MSFVRVGRPQQNTKGKRPVRPKKAAAPKGDWVSTVNDLSVYKLSPAELSHRHEIHKSHNKAAAQWELREKALQRRFRHAGSPAPLDQASLSIIREVFSDQLLLQDVLARSDRAMAVVKDLFGDAPRRQTGHPSVTMAPNCDSDSGLPVLQRPDPPTQLSQLSQSMMDQQALNELEASEEDHSDEDTRPAGSSDDHLIQRSNLQKMKAQSRRRGTQRQKLCRPNSAQAERDTVPVTPCTSDRAPGQTALNATVAVQRVRSRQSQSEEVKEEPTVLVSQVLNPELPLSQSGRISRCTSRSRKCVSQSSELDGSSVASLSGDQSSLGLLQAMLGQVEADLDTLSPDAEPASAQSQKPHRTQGLTGFSVALVSTLGRLVHLLKQREEEAQEEARERRRLEEELREQRGLIDALTAETMTLREEAAALQAELQQRTAELEQKLDTVVLVMGGLGLLEAHTDIPQESDVKAAVCQSAPVAERDPEQLPVSVSPAVLLSPPRQKDSCQQRPVNHPAPLLQEPPPVDILRSREDVHSRSSTSSLTSLPLTGLPSTSSVSLTSDPLSPQLSPEAMLAEIAELSRQNELIKAQLSQAKGLGSKVSGSPNSGNVQTRSSSSSTGRVTPNSVGERRTSVSSSTGRRSQPVQAAEGEQLTHQATSPNPLHVSSVEQRLLELNRQSAAARGRLLELIEQQKQSVSAKVSPSGSPIPPSAFSPHTAGGSPELLPAQELLSQPGGFERRSAGSEVSSYSFGGETRDGKTKQTEKRREREGWFALSAHVR from the exons AGCACTGTCAATGACCTGTCTGTGTACAAGCTGTCCCCTGCAGAGCTG AGCCATCGTCATGAGATTCACAAGTCCCACAACAAGGCAGCGGCGCAGTGGGAGCTGAGAGAAAAAGCTCTACAACGCCGTTTCAGACATGCTGGAAGCCCTGCACCTCTAGACCAAGCCAGCCTCAGCATAATAAGGGAG GTGTTCTCcgaccagctgctgctgcaggatgtGCTGGCTCGCTCTGACAGAGCCATGGCTGTTGTCAAAGACTTGTTTGGAGATGCTCCACGCAGGCAGACAG GGCACCCTAGTGTGACGATGGCTCCAAACTGTGACTCTGACTCAGGGCTGCCTGTTCTCCAAAGACCAGATCCTCCAACTCAGCTGTCACAGCTCAGCCAGTCTATGATGGACcaacag GCTCTCAATGAACTAGAAGCTTCAGAGGAAGACCACAGTGATGAAGATACCCGTCCTGCTGGCAGCTCAGACGATCATTTAATCCAAAG GTccaatttacaaaaaatgaagGCACAGTCTCGGAGAAGAGGAACACAGCGACAGAAACTTTGTCGGCCCAACTCTGCGCAGGCAGAGAGGGATACAGTTCCTGTAACTCCCTGCACGTCAGACAGAGCACCAGGCCAAACAG CTCTTAATGCCACAGTGGCTGTTCAGCGTGTTCGGTCCAGACAAAGCCAGTCAGAGGAAGTCAAGGAGGAACCAACAGTCCTGGTTTCTCAGGTCCTGAACCCTGAGCTGCCTCTCAGCCAGTCAG gcagGATCAGTCGTTGTACCAGCAGGAGCAGGAAGTGTGTTTCTCAGAGTTCAGAGCTGGACGGCTCGTCTGTTGCCTCTCTCAGTGGGGACCAGTCCAGTTTGGGCCTGCTGCAGGCCATGCTGGGTCAGGTGGAGGCAGACTTGGATACTCTGAGTCCTGACGCTGAACCAGCTTCAGCACAGAGTCAGAAACCGCACAGGACTCAAGGCCTCACTGGATTCTCTGTCGCCTTGGTGTCCACTCTGGGACGTTTAGTTCACCTCCTCAAACAG AGGGAAGAGGAGGCTCAGGAGGAGGCTCGTGAGAGGAGGAgactggaggaggagctgagagaGCAGCGTGGGCTCATTGATGCTCTCACTGCTGAGACGATGACTCTGAGAGAAGAGGCCGCCGCCCTGCAG GCGGAGTTGCAACAGCGGACAGCAGAGCTGGAGCAGAAGTTAGACACAGTAGTTTTGGTGATGGGAGGACTTGGACTACTAGAGGCTCACACCGATATACCTCAAGAGTCTGATGTCAAAGCTGCAG TTTGTCAGTCTGCACCAGTTGCTGAGCGAGATCCAGAACAACTTCcagtctctgtgtctcctgctGTGTTGCTCTCTCCCCCTCGACAGAAAGACAGCTGCCAGCAACGTCCTG TGAATCATCCTGCACCGCTGCTCCAGGAGCCTCCTCCTGTAGATATCCTTCGTTCCCGTGAGGACGTCCACTCCCGCAGCTCAACCTCTAGCCTCACCAGCCTGCCTCTTACCGGCCTGCCCTCCACGTCCTCAGTatcactgacctctgaccctctCAGCCCACAGCTCTCTCCAGAGGCCATGCTGGCTGAGATCGCTGAGCTGAGCAGACAGAACGAGCTGATCAAGGCCCAGCTTAGCCAGGCTAAAGGCCTCGGATCAAAGGTCTCAGGATCGCCGAACAGTGGCAACGTGCAGACAAGGTCGAGCTCCAGCAGCACAGGAAGAGTCACACCAAACAGTGTTGGAGAGAGGAGGACGTCTGTTTCCAGCAGCACAGGGAGAAGGAGTCAGCCTGTGCAGGCTGCTGAGGGAGAGCAACTGACGCATCAG GCGACATCTCCTAACCCCCTCCATGTGAGCAGCGTGGAGCAGCGCCTCCTGGAGCTGAACAGACAAAGCGCAGCGGCGAGGGGTCGACTGCTGGAGCTTATTGAGCAACAGAAGCAAAGTGTTTCAGCCAAAGTTTCTCCCTCTGGTTCCCCCATTCCTCCCTCGGCCTTCAGCCCACATACAGCAG GAGGAAGTCCAGAGTTGCTGCCTGCACAGGAGCTCCTGTCACAGCCTGGTGGTTTTGAGAGACG ATCTGCTGGTTCTGAAGTGTCTTCTTACAGTTTTGGAGGCGAAACAAGGGATGGCAAAacaaag cagacagagaaacgcagagagagagaaggctgGTTTGCTTTATCTGCTCATGTGAGATGA